A section of the Engraulis encrasicolus isolate BLACKSEA-1 chromosome 8, IST_EnEncr_1.0, whole genome shotgun sequence genome encodes:
- the dhx34 gene encoding probable ATP-dependent RNA helicase DHX34 isoform X2 — protein sequence MASVKVEDKWDWDSPLCRAQIDGVFFRNHDYIQAGSQEHKDFWAFFERFQRFRARREMSGSKDSKYDDPKCSSKSHKSGSMDLGLPKEYDARYKINVSVCTKDVEEKMEGSGGYRRQTQSGPGKQEIADCRLALLHFLDFSQKQSFNKLAKLRQEQRSLPIFHYREKLVELVKSHSVVVVAGDTGCGKSTQVPQYLLASGFTNIACTQPRRIACISLAKRVSFESLNQFGSKVGYQIRFETTRTLATKLLFLTEGLLLRQIQADPLLSQYQVLIVDEVHERHLHCDFLLGVLRALVRARPDLRLVLMSATINIKLFSDYFWGAPVLQVPGRLFPIQVIYQPIPPEEMASRSEKLDPRPYLRVLQGIDQRYPPEERGDLLLFLSGVAEISTIQEACQTYATHTQRWIVLPLHSTLSLVQQDKVFDISPPGVRKCIISTNIAETSVTIDGVRFVVDSGKVKEMSFDPKAKMQRLQEFWISRASSEQRKGRAGRTGPGVCYRLYAESDYDAFAPYPVPEIHRVALDSLVLQMKSMGLGDPSSFSFIDPPPASSIQTAMTYLREQGALDVSGELTTIGSLLAQLPVDVVIGKMLVLGSLFNLVEPVLTVAAALSVQSPFLRSAQHNPDCATARQPLHSNQGDPFLLLNTFNAWVQVKGERGGGSRKWCRRRGLEEQRLYEMVNLRRQFKELLRSHGLLEEERGVATTPEEQQRRRQRLTERHQLHQLKREHDLQEGARRKVLRLDEGGGDGGAAGDSSGDDDDGAAARGKKGDGQNLDIQEVKFKLRHNVDQLQEVASASQDLSSRRQALLKLLLCRGLYPQLALPDEHNATRKDSEQIFHTRNKQGVVIHPTSVFASDPECLHVPEQDSGPGLNKGQTGKHQLLAFVTLLETNKPYVSNCVRVPALQLLLLVANCLDSNGECTRLVVDGWLELCLTDGERTLGVVSTALELRAEWERLLQAQLCKRRPSHRELEHLSERLVRFLLYTEVNYTIRRLTALQSQNLYIGPQRDVTAADAQALKTIFPGWDPQPDPIKGGLRVSSYFTYNCLSDPSDLYSECLRTFWTCPHCALYMPFTPLERMQHQATCKPPEEQGKQEEAIDDSKTPPSSSSTTSSLSRLYHCDICNKDLTLTSTEILKHKRQHAATS from the exons ATGGCGTCCGTGAAGGTGGAGGACAAATGGGACTGGGATAGCCCCTTATGTCGCGCGCAAATAGATGGAGTGTTTTTCCGTAATCACGACTACATTCAAGCTGGCAGTCAGGAGCACAAGGACTTTTGGGCTTTCTTTGAGCGTTTCCAGCGTTTCAGAGCTAGGAGGGAGATGTCAGGGTCAAAAGACAGTAAATATGATGACCCCAAATGCAGCAGCAAAAGCCACAAAAGTGGCTCGATGGACTTAGGACTGCCTAAAGAATATGATGCCAGGTACAAAATCAATGTGTCAGTTTGTACAAAGGATGTGGAGGAGAAAATGGAAGGCAGTGGTGGGTATCGACGTCAAACTCAATCTGGCCCAGGGAAACAGGAGATTGCAGACTGTCGCTTGGCTTTACTCCATTTCCTGGACTTCAGCCAGAAGCAGAGCTTTAACAAGCTGGCTAAACTTCGTCAGGAGCAGAGGAGCCTGCCTATTTTCCACTACCGGGAGAAGCTAGTGGAGCTGGTGAAGAGCcattcggtggtggtggtggcgggggacACTGGCTGTGGCAAGTCTACCCAGGTGCCTCAGTACCTGCTCGCCTCCGGGTTCACCAACATCGCCTGCACCCAGCCCCGACGAATCGCATGCATCTCCCTGGCCAAGCGTGTCAGCTTTGAGAGTCTCAACCAGTTTGGATCCAAG GTGGGATACCAGATCCGTTTTGAGACCACACGCACTCTGGCCACCAAGCTTCTGTTCCTGACCGAGGGGTTGCTACTGAGACAGATCCAGGCGGACCCTTTGCTGAGCCAGTACCAG GTGCTTATCGTGGACGAGGTCCATGAGCGCCACCTCCACTGTGACTTCCTGCTGGGCGTGCTGAGGGCCCTGGTGCGCGCCCGGCCCGACCTCCGCCTGGTCCTCATGTCCGCCACCATCAACATCAAGCTCTTCTCCGACTACTTCTGGGGTGCGCCCGTGCTGCAGGTGCCAGGCAGACTCTTCCCCATACAG GTGATCTACCAGCCCATCCCCCCCGAGGAGATGGCGTCTCGCTCGGAGAAGCTGGACCCGCGGCCGTACCTGCGCGTGCTGCAGGGCATCGACCAGCGCTACCCTCCAGAGGAGCGTGGCGACCTGCTGCTCTTCCTCAGCGGCGTGGCGGAGATCTCCACAATACAGGAGGCCTGCCAGACCtacgccacgcacacacagcgcTGGATCGTCCTGCCGCTGCACAGCACCCTGTCTCTGGTTCAGCAGGATAAG GTTTTTGATATATCTCCCCCTGGTGTCAGAAAGTGCATCATCTCCACAAACATAGCTGAAACGTCCGTTACCATCGATGGAGTGCGCTTTGTAGTGGATTCAG GTAAGGTGAAGGAGATGAGCTTTGACCCGAAGGCCAAGATGCAGCGTCTGCAGGAGTTCTGGATCAGTAGGGCCAGCTCGGAGCAGAGGAAAGGCAGAGCGGGTCGCACAGGGCCGGGGGTCTGTTACCGCCTCTACGCAGAGTCCGACTACGACGCCTTCGCTCCCTATCCCGTCCCCGAGATTCACAGAGTGGCTCTGGACTCTCTGGTGCTGCAG ATGAAAAGTATGGGCCTGGGAGACCctagctccttctccttcatcgACCCTCCCCCGGCCTCCAGTATCCAGACGGCCATGACGTACCTGAGGGAGCAGGGGGCCCTGGACGTCTCCGGAGAGCTCACCACCATCGGGAGCCTGCTGGCCCAGCTGCCTGTGGACGTGGTCATTG GAAAGATGTTGGTGCTTGGCTCCCTGTTTAACCTCGTGGAGCCCGTGTTGACGGTCGCTGCAGCTCTGAGTGTCCAGTCTCCGTTCCTGAGAAGTGCACAGCACAACCCAGACTGCGCCACAGCACGCCAGCCTCTGCACAGCAACCAAGGAGACCCCTTCCTTCTCCTCAACACGTTCAACGCCTGGGTGCAG gtgAAGGGCGAGCGAGGTGGAGGATCCAGGAAGTGGTGCAGGAGACGTGGCCTGGAGGAGCAGAGACTCTACGAGATGGTCAACCTACGCAGGCAGTTTAAG GAGCTGTTGAGGAGCCACGgtctgctggaggaggagagaggggtggcgaCCACCCCCGaggagcagcagcggcggcgccAGAGGCTGACCGAGCGTCACCAGCTGCACCAGCTGAAGAGGGAGCATGACCTGCAGGAGGGCGCTCGCCGCAAGGTGCTGCGGCTGGACGAGGGCGGAGGAGACGGCGGCGCCGCGGGAGACTCATCTGGAGATGATGACGACGGAGCAGCAGCCAGGGGGAAGAAAGGCGACGGGCAGAACCTGGACATACAG GAGGTGAAGTTTAAGCTGCGCCACAACGTTGACCAGCTGCAGGAGGTGGCCAGTGCCAGTCAGGACCTGTCGTCACGGCGCCAGGCCCTCCTCAAGCTGCTGCTGTGCCGCGGCCTCTACCCCCAGCTCGCTCTGCCTGACGAGCACAACGCCACCCGCAAGGACTCAGAGCAG ATATTTCACACGCGGAATAAGCAGGGGGTGGTCATCCACCCCACCAGTGTGTTTGCCAGTGACCCTGAGTGTCTCCATGTTCCTGAGCAGGACAGCGGGCCAG GGCTAAATAAGGGCCAGACTGGCAAACATCAGCTGCTGGCCTTCGTCACGCTGCTGGAAACCAACAAGCCGTACGTGTCCAACTGTGTACGAGTTCCAGCACTACAG CTTCTCCTGTTGGTGGCCAACTGCCTGGACAGTAACGGGGAGTGCACGCGGCTGGTGGTGGACGGCTGGCTGGAGCTGTGCCTGACGGACGGCGAGCGGACGCTGGGCGTGGTGTCCACGGCGCTGGAGCTGCGGGCCGAGTGGGAGCGCCTCCTGCAGGCCCAGCTGTGCAAGCGCAGGCCCTCCCATCGCGAGCTGGAGCACCTGAGCGAGAGGCTGGTGCGCTTCCTGCTCTACACAGAG GTCAACTACACCATACGGCGGCTTACAGCTCTCCAGTCCCAGAACCTGTACATTGGTCCGCAGAGAGACGTGACGGCCGCGGACGCCCAGGCGCTCAAGACCATCTTCCCAGGCTGGGACCCGCAGCCTGACCCCATCAAGGGCGGACTCCGCGTCAGCAGCTACTTCACATACAACTGCCTCAGT GACCCTAGTGACCTGTACAGCGAGTGCCTGCGCACCTTCTGGACGTGTCCCCACTGTGCCCTCTACATGCCCTTCACCCCACTGGAACGCATGCAGCACCAGGCCACATGCAAACCCCCTGAGGAACAGGGCAAGCAAGAGG aagctATTGATGACTCCAagacccccccatcctcctcctccaccacctcctccctgtcTCGGCTTTACCACTGTGACATCTGCAACAAGGACTTGACCCTCACCTCCACAGAGATCCTCAAGCACAAGCGACAACATGCAGCCACAAGCTAA
- the dhx34 gene encoding probable ATP-dependent RNA helicase DHX34 isoform X1, with translation MVYSQVFWCDSMASVKVEDKWDWDSPLCRAQIDGVFFRNHDYIQAGSQEHKDFWAFFERFQRFRARREMSGSKDSKYDDPKCSSKSHKSGSMDLGLPKEYDARYKINVSVCTKDVEEKMEGSGGYRRQTQSGPGKQEIADCRLALLHFLDFSQKQSFNKLAKLRQEQRSLPIFHYREKLVELVKSHSVVVVAGDTGCGKSTQVPQYLLASGFTNIACTQPRRIACISLAKRVSFESLNQFGSKVGYQIRFETTRTLATKLLFLTEGLLLRQIQADPLLSQYQVLIVDEVHERHLHCDFLLGVLRALVRARPDLRLVLMSATINIKLFSDYFWGAPVLQVPGRLFPIQVIYQPIPPEEMASRSEKLDPRPYLRVLQGIDQRYPPEERGDLLLFLSGVAEISTIQEACQTYATHTQRWIVLPLHSTLSLVQQDKVFDISPPGVRKCIISTNIAETSVTIDGVRFVVDSGKVKEMSFDPKAKMQRLQEFWISRASSEQRKGRAGRTGPGVCYRLYAESDYDAFAPYPVPEIHRVALDSLVLQMKSMGLGDPSSFSFIDPPPASSIQTAMTYLREQGALDVSGELTTIGSLLAQLPVDVVIGKMLVLGSLFNLVEPVLTVAAALSVQSPFLRSAQHNPDCATARQPLHSNQGDPFLLLNTFNAWVQVKGERGGGSRKWCRRRGLEEQRLYEMVNLRRQFKELLRSHGLLEEERGVATTPEEQQRRRQRLTERHQLHQLKREHDLQEGARRKVLRLDEGGGDGGAAGDSSGDDDDGAAARGKKGDGQNLDIQEVKFKLRHNVDQLQEVASASQDLSSRRQALLKLLLCRGLYPQLALPDEHNATRKDSEQIFHTRNKQGVVIHPTSVFASDPECLHVPEQDSGPGLNKGQTGKHQLLAFVTLLETNKPYVSNCVRVPALQLLLLVANCLDSNGECTRLVVDGWLELCLTDGERTLGVVSTALELRAEWERLLQAQLCKRRPSHRELEHLSERLVRFLLYTEVNYTIRRLTALQSQNLYIGPQRDVTAADAQALKTIFPGWDPQPDPIKGGLRVSSYFTYNCLSDPSDLYSECLRTFWTCPHCALYMPFTPLERMQHQATCKPPEEQGKQEEAIDDSKTPPSSSSTTSSLSRLYHCDICNKDLTLTSTEILKHKRQHAATS, from the exons ATGGTCTACTCGCAGGTCTTCTGGTGTGACAGCATGGCGTCCGTGAAGGTGGAGGACAAATGGGACTGGGATAGCCCCTTATGTCGCGCGCAAATAGATGGAGTGTTTTTCCGTAATCACGACTACATTCAAGCTGGCAGTCAGGAGCACAAGGACTTTTGGGCTTTCTTTGAGCGTTTCCAGCGTTTCAGAGCTAGGAGGGAGATGTCAGGGTCAAAAGACAGTAAATATGATGACCCCAAATGCAGCAGCAAAAGCCACAAAAGTGGCTCGATGGACTTAGGACTGCCTAAAGAATATGATGCCAGGTACAAAATCAATGTGTCAGTTTGTACAAAGGATGTGGAGGAGAAAATGGAAGGCAGTGGTGGGTATCGACGTCAAACTCAATCTGGCCCAGGGAAACAGGAGATTGCAGACTGTCGCTTGGCTTTACTCCATTTCCTGGACTTCAGCCAGAAGCAGAGCTTTAACAAGCTGGCTAAACTTCGTCAGGAGCAGAGGAGCCTGCCTATTTTCCACTACCGGGAGAAGCTAGTGGAGCTGGTGAAGAGCcattcggtggtggtggtggcgggggacACTGGCTGTGGCAAGTCTACCCAGGTGCCTCAGTACCTGCTCGCCTCCGGGTTCACCAACATCGCCTGCACCCAGCCCCGACGAATCGCATGCATCTCCCTGGCCAAGCGTGTCAGCTTTGAGAGTCTCAACCAGTTTGGATCCAAG GTGGGATACCAGATCCGTTTTGAGACCACACGCACTCTGGCCACCAAGCTTCTGTTCCTGACCGAGGGGTTGCTACTGAGACAGATCCAGGCGGACCCTTTGCTGAGCCAGTACCAG GTGCTTATCGTGGACGAGGTCCATGAGCGCCACCTCCACTGTGACTTCCTGCTGGGCGTGCTGAGGGCCCTGGTGCGCGCCCGGCCCGACCTCCGCCTGGTCCTCATGTCCGCCACCATCAACATCAAGCTCTTCTCCGACTACTTCTGGGGTGCGCCCGTGCTGCAGGTGCCAGGCAGACTCTTCCCCATACAG GTGATCTACCAGCCCATCCCCCCCGAGGAGATGGCGTCTCGCTCGGAGAAGCTGGACCCGCGGCCGTACCTGCGCGTGCTGCAGGGCATCGACCAGCGCTACCCTCCAGAGGAGCGTGGCGACCTGCTGCTCTTCCTCAGCGGCGTGGCGGAGATCTCCACAATACAGGAGGCCTGCCAGACCtacgccacgcacacacagcgcTGGATCGTCCTGCCGCTGCACAGCACCCTGTCTCTGGTTCAGCAGGATAAG GTTTTTGATATATCTCCCCCTGGTGTCAGAAAGTGCATCATCTCCACAAACATAGCTGAAACGTCCGTTACCATCGATGGAGTGCGCTTTGTAGTGGATTCAG GTAAGGTGAAGGAGATGAGCTTTGACCCGAAGGCCAAGATGCAGCGTCTGCAGGAGTTCTGGATCAGTAGGGCCAGCTCGGAGCAGAGGAAAGGCAGAGCGGGTCGCACAGGGCCGGGGGTCTGTTACCGCCTCTACGCAGAGTCCGACTACGACGCCTTCGCTCCCTATCCCGTCCCCGAGATTCACAGAGTGGCTCTGGACTCTCTGGTGCTGCAG ATGAAAAGTATGGGCCTGGGAGACCctagctccttctccttcatcgACCCTCCCCCGGCCTCCAGTATCCAGACGGCCATGACGTACCTGAGGGAGCAGGGGGCCCTGGACGTCTCCGGAGAGCTCACCACCATCGGGAGCCTGCTGGCCCAGCTGCCTGTGGACGTGGTCATTG GAAAGATGTTGGTGCTTGGCTCCCTGTTTAACCTCGTGGAGCCCGTGTTGACGGTCGCTGCAGCTCTGAGTGTCCAGTCTCCGTTCCTGAGAAGTGCACAGCACAACCCAGACTGCGCCACAGCACGCCAGCCTCTGCACAGCAACCAAGGAGACCCCTTCCTTCTCCTCAACACGTTCAACGCCTGGGTGCAG gtgAAGGGCGAGCGAGGTGGAGGATCCAGGAAGTGGTGCAGGAGACGTGGCCTGGAGGAGCAGAGACTCTACGAGATGGTCAACCTACGCAGGCAGTTTAAG GAGCTGTTGAGGAGCCACGgtctgctggaggaggagagaggggtggcgaCCACCCCCGaggagcagcagcggcggcgccAGAGGCTGACCGAGCGTCACCAGCTGCACCAGCTGAAGAGGGAGCATGACCTGCAGGAGGGCGCTCGCCGCAAGGTGCTGCGGCTGGACGAGGGCGGAGGAGACGGCGGCGCCGCGGGAGACTCATCTGGAGATGATGACGACGGAGCAGCAGCCAGGGGGAAGAAAGGCGACGGGCAGAACCTGGACATACAG GAGGTGAAGTTTAAGCTGCGCCACAACGTTGACCAGCTGCAGGAGGTGGCCAGTGCCAGTCAGGACCTGTCGTCACGGCGCCAGGCCCTCCTCAAGCTGCTGCTGTGCCGCGGCCTCTACCCCCAGCTCGCTCTGCCTGACGAGCACAACGCCACCCGCAAGGACTCAGAGCAG ATATTTCACACGCGGAATAAGCAGGGGGTGGTCATCCACCCCACCAGTGTGTTTGCCAGTGACCCTGAGTGTCTCCATGTTCCTGAGCAGGACAGCGGGCCAG GGCTAAATAAGGGCCAGACTGGCAAACATCAGCTGCTGGCCTTCGTCACGCTGCTGGAAACCAACAAGCCGTACGTGTCCAACTGTGTACGAGTTCCAGCACTACAG CTTCTCCTGTTGGTGGCCAACTGCCTGGACAGTAACGGGGAGTGCACGCGGCTGGTGGTGGACGGCTGGCTGGAGCTGTGCCTGACGGACGGCGAGCGGACGCTGGGCGTGGTGTCCACGGCGCTGGAGCTGCGGGCCGAGTGGGAGCGCCTCCTGCAGGCCCAGCTGTGCAAGCGCAGGCCCTCCCATCGCGAGCTGGAGCACCTGAGCGAGAGGCTGGTGCGCTTCCTGCTCTACACAGAG GTCAACTACACCATACGGCGGCTTACAGCTCTCCAGTCCCAGAACCTGTACATTGGTCCGCAGAGAGACGTGACGGCCGCGGACGCCCAGGCGCTCAAGACCATCTTCCCAGGCTGGGACCCGCAGCCTGACCCCATCAAGGGCGGACTCCGCGTCAGCAGCTACTTCACATACAACTGCCTCAGT GACCCTAGTGACCTGTACAGCGAGTGCCTGCGCACCTTCTGGACGTGTCCCCACTGTGCCCTCTACATGCCCTTCACCCCACTGGAACGCATGCAGCACCAGGCCACATGCAAACCCCCTGAGGAACAGGGCAAGCAAGAGG aagctATTGATGACTCCAagacccccccatcctcctcctccaccacctcctccctgtcTCGGCTTTACCACTGTGACATCTGCAACAAGGACTTGACCCTCACCTCCACAGAGATCCTCAAGCACAAGCGACAACATGCAGCCACAAGCTAA